AAGCTCAAGGCTACACAACCTGACGACACTGAACGCATCGACAGGTTATACAGGGAATACATCAATCTGGTGAAGGGAGTGAAAGAAGATGCGAAAGCTAACGATTGAGCTGACAGAACAAGAAGCAATGTACCTTCTGGGTTATTTCACAGCAAGAGCTATGGAAGGGTACAGGTTCGACGAATTTGAGCAGGGAATAATCAAGAAACTTGCTGATAAGTGCAACGTTGAATTTGTGTTTGAAAACGGCAAGATTCTACAGGCAAGATACAAAGGCAACCTTTTTTACTGCACTACCCCACAAGAATAGCCTTGAAACGCAAATAAGGTCCTGTAGACGCACAAAAAAAACAGGGGGATATATCAAACATACCCCCTGTTTTTTTATCCACTTTCTTGAGCCTTTATTTGCTTAATCCAAGTAGTGTCTTGCAACAACATCAATCCGATTATGGCCCAGGTCATTTGAAACTTCCCACAATGCCAACCGGTCAAATTCCCTACCATCACTGCGATGATAAAGCCCATCCGCTCTTGTCAACTCTCGAGTAAGTCGTTCTTCCCCTATCTCCCTAAACCTGTCAGGATAGAGTCTTGTCATTCTCTCACGAACAAGATCCTCAATCCTGTCATAAAGCTTTCTCTCTCGACTTATCTCTCTTTCAACTTCTCTATACCGCTCTCTTGCATATTCACGTCTGTACCCATGCACATCCATACGCACAGGTACTCTATCAAAAAGCCTGTCTCTATCTGCTCTCTCCCTTACAATCCGTTCAACTTCCTGTTCATATCTCTGAAGAACATGCACATCCCTTTCGCGTCCGCCTTTCCCATTCTCAACATGCACGTACAGTCTCCCATCTTCCCCACGATATACGTCTCTCGCACTCACATGCTCTAACTCTCTTCTTCTCAGTCCGGTTGCCTTCGCAAAAATGATAATGTCTCTATTTCTCTCTTTGCTAAATTCCCTGTCGTGTTCCCTATACCCCCTGCTTCTTTCAATCTCTTCTCTGTGTCTTGCAGGAAACTCCACCCCAAAATCAGTAGTACGACAATGATACAATTTGGCTAATGCAGCGGCTTCTTTTCTTACGCTCCATGCGCTGTACCCAGAGTCTATATGTCTCTGCAAATACTCAGAAACATACTCCCGTGCCTGCTCTAATGTCTTGCACCCCTTCTCATCTCTCGCCCATTCCGCAAACTCTAAAGCTTCCTTGACATATTCCCTGTACGTCGAAAAACTGAATATTCCTTCTACTCGCGCTGGATTCCATGCTTCACCCAGCGCTTCACACCTTGCTTTCTCTTCCTTCTTCGCTTCATGTTTACTTTCCCCAAATCTTATCATCGAACGATACTCATCCAGCACCTGCCGAATTATCGACTTCTTCCCCACATTATCACCCCCCTGCATAAATATTCAATCGACAAAAAAACACCAGTGCCCACCCAAACCCTTTCAAGGGGGGTTTGCCCTTTCCGAAAGCTGTTGAACCTGTCCAGAATGCTCATGGTATTCCCATGAGCCCACGAACAGTAAACGCACCGTTTTTTGCGTATTCACTTGTCTTCCCCAGTAGCATGTCACGGTACGCACAACCTACTACTGGGCTTTTTCTATGTCATCACGCTCTACTCTCGGCTCGGTGCACGTCAAGCGTGTCAGACGTACACGTCATCGCCCAAGCAAACTCAATTTCGCTAACTTTAGTTTGCGAACTGCTAAACTCTCAGATGTGGTAAAACTCCAAATGGTACACCCCTTACGGTGTACTACCACAGAGCAGAGCGTGATAACAATCCAAGTGTGCTAACGCACAAGTAAAGCGGAATCGGAACGCCGTCCACATTCTCTACCCAACCCAG
This is a stretch of genomic DNA from Caldicellulosiruptor diazotrophicus. It encodes these proteins:
- a CDS encoding site-specific integrase, which translates into the protein MGKKSIIRQVLDEYRSMIRFGESKHEAKKEEKARCEALGEAWNPARVEGIFSFSTYREYVKEALEFAEWARDEKGCKTLEQAREYVSEYLQRHIDSGYSAWSVRKEAAALAKLYHCRTTDFGVEFPARHREEIERSRGYREHDREFSKERNRDIIIFAKATGLRRRELEHVSARDVYRGEDGRLYVHVENGKGGRERDVHVLQRYEQEVERIVRERADRDRLFDRVPVRMDVHGYRREYARERYREVEREISRERKLYDRIEDLVRERMTRLYPDRFREIGEERLTRELTRADGLYHRSDGREFDRLALWEVSNDLGHNRIDVVARHYLD